One region of Vitis vinifera cultivar Pinot Noir 40024 chromosome 1, ASM3070453v1 genomic DNA includes:
- the LOC100246057 gene encoding two-component response regulator ORR26 isoform X1 produces MDSAFCPPRTDVFPAGLRVLVVDDDPTWLKILEKMLKKCLYEVTICGLARDALNLLRERKDGYDIVISDVNMPDMDGFKLLELVGLEMDLPVIMMSVDGETSRVMKGVQHGACDYLLKPIRMKELRNIWQHVFRKKINEVRDIESHESIDDFQIMRNGPEQSDDGYLVSGDPTSVKKRKDTENKHDDRDHCDPSSVKKARVVWSVDLHQKFVRAVNQIGFDKVGPKKILDLMNVPWLTRENVASHLQKYRLYLSRLQKEDDLKTSCGGIKHSDLSPKDSTGSFGLSNLTNMHQNDAANSGYGFSGNKKLVQSIDIDPKVQEGDLKGIISLPRTEQKKMLTGEASDPQKARSSQMGFNDSFGSIEQDVNYAAFDSSISAQYSWSGEKVPEAQFQEEHRPSVQLETSFNQLPVPGPQHHIQVDCLQPTLPPISPGSSRKERDKASPAKIKPLYASYDSHHVSNVSSAGSEIDLFSVQSKCQMVNPQAFEPISNITLNMRNQGHNQSGVNDLESFQRNLISGSGSALESLEDLQVHWLQGDCNPMNLGLRNIEFSDYHDQKLITEVPFHLYDPLKLDYEYLSDLTEYPIMDQGLFIA; encoded by the exons ATGGACAGTGCCTTTTGCCCGCCTCGGACCGACGTCTTTCCGGCTGGTCTTCGAGTTCTCGTGGTCGATGACGACCCCACTTGGTTGAAAATCCTTGAAAAGATGCTCAAGAAGTGCTTGTATGAAG TGACCATTTGTGGTTTGGCAAGGGATGCTTTGAACTTGCTTCGGGAAAGAAAAGATGGATATGACATTGTAATCAGTGATGTTAACATGCCTGACATGGATGGTTTTAAACTTCTTGAGCTTGTTGGGCTTGAGATGGATCTTCCAGTAATTA TGATGTCTGTTGACGGCGAAACAAGCAGGGTAATGAAAGGTGTTCAGCATGGTGCATGCGATTATCTTCTTAAGCCTATAAGAATGAAGGAACTCCGAAACATATGGCAACATGTTTTCAGAAAGAAGATCAATGAGGTGAGAGACATTGAAAGTCATGAAAGCATTGATGATTTTCAAATTATGAGAAATGGACCAGAACAGTCTGATGATGGGTACTTGGTAAGTGGTGATCCTActtcagtgaagaaaagaaaagatactGAGAACAAGCATGACGACAGAGACCATTGTGACCCTAGTTCTGTGAAGAAAGCTAGAGTTGTTTGGTCAGTTGATCTTCATCAAAAGTTTGTCAGAGCGGTGAATCAGATTGGGTTTGATA AGGTTGGTCCAAAGAAAATATTGGACTTGATGAATGTGCCATGGCTTACTCGAGAAAATGTGGCTAGCCACTTGCAG AAATACCGCCTCTACTTGAGCAGACTTCAAAAGGAAGATGATCTAAAAACATCTTGTGGTGGAATAAAGCATTCTGATCTATCACCAAAAGATTCTACTGGAAGCTTTGGCCTTTCGAACTTGACCAACATGCACCAAAATGATGCTGCTAATAGCGGTTATGGATTTTCTGGAAATAAGAAACTTGTGCAGAGTATTGATATTGATCCAAAAGTACAGGAAGGTGACCTGAAGGGGATAATCTCATTGCCAAGGACAGAGCAGAAAAAAATGTTGACTGGTGAAGCTTCTGATCCTCAGAAGGCCAGAAGTTCACAGATGGGTTTCAATGATTCTTTCGGGTCAATAGAGCAAGATGTAAACTATGCAGCATTTGATTCAAGTATCTCAGCACAATACTCTTGGAGTGGAGAAAAAGTTCCTGAAGCTCAGTTTCAGGAAGAACATAGACCAAGTGTTCAGTTGGAGACTAGCTTTAACCAGTTGCCTGTGCCTGGTCCGCAGCATCATATTCAAGTTGATTGCCTGCAGCCTACTTTGCCACCCATCAGTCCTGGATCTTCCAGAAAAGAAAGAGATAAAGCAAGTCCTGCCAAAATCAAGCCCTTGTATGCCAGTTACGATAGCCATCATGTCAGCAATGTAAGTTCAGCAGGAAGTGAAATTGACCTGTTTTCTGTTCAATCAAAGTGCCAAATGGTAAACCCTCAAGCTTTTGAGCCTATTTCAAACATTACACTGAATATGAGAAACCAGGGCCACAACCAGAGTGGTGTGAATGATTTGGAATCCTTTCAAAGGAACCTGATTTCAGGGAGTGGGTCAGCTCTTGAATCATTAGAGGACTTGCAAGTTCATTGGCTCCAAGGTGACTGTAATCCAATGAATCTTGGACTCCGAAACATTGAATTTTCAGATTACCATGACCAGAAGCTTATTACTGAAGTTCCCTTCCACTTGTATGATCCACTTAAGTTAGACTATGAGTATCTCTCTGACTTGACAGAATATCCTATAATGGATCAAGGTCTATTCATAGCATGA
- the LOC100246057 gene encoding two-component response regulator ORR26 isoform X2, whose translation MQDIMTICGLARDALNLLRERKDGYDIVISDVNMPDMDGFKLLELVGLEMDLPVIMMSVDGETSRVMKGVQHGACDYLLKPIRMKELRNIWQHVFRKKINEVRDIESHESIDDFQIMRNGPEQSDDGYLVSGDPTSVKKRKDTENKHDDRDHCDPSSVKKARVVWSVDLHQKFVRAVNQIGFDKVGPKKILDLMNVPWLTRENVASHLQKYRLYLSRLQKEDDLKTSCGGIKHSDLSPKDSTGSFGLSNLTNMHQNDAANSGYGFSGNKKLVQSIDIDPKVQEGDLKGIISLPRTEQKKMLTGEASDPQKARSSQMGFNDSFGSIEQDVNYAAFDSSISAQYSWSGEKVPEAQFQEEHRPSVQLETSFNQLPVPGPQHHIQVDCLQPTLPPISPGSSRKERDKASPAKIKPLYASYDSHHVSNVSSAGSEIDLFSVQSKCQMVNPQAFEPISNITLNMRNQGHNQSGVNDLESFQRNLISGSGSALESLEDLQVHWLQGDCNPMNLGLRNIEFSDYHDQKLITEVPFHLYDPLKLDYEYLSDLTEYPIMDQGLFIA comes from the exons ATGCAAGATATTA TGACCATTTGTGGTTTGGCAAGGGATGCTTTGAACTTGCTTCGGGAAAGAAAAGATGGATATGACATTGTAATCAGTGATGTTAACATGCCTGACATGGATGGTTTTAAACTTCTTGAGCTTGTTGGGCTTGAGATGGATCTTCCAGTAATTA TGATGTCTGTTGACGGCGAAACAAGCAGGGTAATGAAAGGTGTTCAGCATGGTGCATGCGATTATCTTCTTAAGCCTATAAGAATGAAGGAACTCCGAAACATATGGCAACATGTTTTCAGAAAGAAGATCAATGAGGTGAGAGACATTGAAAGTCATGAAAGCATTGATGATTTTCAAATTATGAGAAATGGACCAGAACAGTCTGATGATGGGTACTTGGTAAGTGGTGATCCTActtcagtgaagaaaagaaaagatactGAGAACAAGCATGACGACAGAGACCATTGTGACCCTAGTTCTGTGAAGAAAGCTAGAGTTGTTTGGTCAGTTGATCTTCATCAAAAGTTTGTCAGAGCGGTGAATCAGATTGGGTTTGATA AGGTTGGTCCAAAGAAAATATTGGACTTGATGAATGTGCCATGGCTTACTCGAGAAAATGTGGCTAGCCACTTGCAG AAATACCGCCTCTACTTGAGCAGACTTCAAAAGGAAGATGATCTAAAAACATCTTGTGGTGGAATAAAGCATTCTGATCTATCACCAAAAGATTCTACTGGAAGCTTTGGCCTTTCGAACTTGACCAACATGCACCAAAATGATGCTGCTAATAGCGGTTATGGATTTTCTGGAAATAAGAAACTTGTGCAGAGTATTGATATTGATCCAAAAGTACAGGAAGGTGACCTGAAGGGGATAATCTCATTGCCAAGGACAGAGCAGAAAAAAATGTTGACTGGTGAAGCTTCTGATCCTCAGAAGGCCAGAAGTTCACAGATGGGTTTCAATGATTCTTTCGGGTCAATAGAGCAAGATGTAAACTATGCAGCATTTGATTCAAGTATCTCAGCACAATACTCTTGGAGTGGAGAAAAAGTTCCTGAAGCTCAGTTTCAGGAAGAACATAGACCAAGTGTTCAGTTGGAGACTAGCTTTAACCAGTTGCCTGTGCCTGGTCCGCAGCATCATATTCAAGTTGATTGCCTGCAGCCTACTTTGCCACCCATCAGTCCTGGATCTTCCAGAAAAGAAAGAGATAAAGCAAGTCCTGCCAAAATCAAGCCCTTGTATGCCAGTTACGATAGCCATCATGTCAGCAATGTAAGTTCAGCAGGAAGTGAAATTGACCTGTTTTCTGTTCAATCAAAGTGCCAAATGGTAAACCCTCAAGCTTTTGAGCCTATTTCAAACATTACACTGAATATGAGAAACCAGGGCCACAACCAGAGTGGTGTGAATGATTTGGAATCCTTTCAAAGGAACCTGATTTCAGGGAGTGGGTCAGCTCTTGAATCATTAGAGGACTTGCAAGTTCATTGGCTCCAAGGTGACTGTAATCCAATGAATCTTGGACTCCGAAACATTGAATTTTCAGATTACCATGACCAGAAGCTTATTACTGAAGTTCCCTTCCACTTGTATGATCCACTTAAGTTAGACTATGAGTATCTCTCTGACTTGACAGAATATCCTATAATGGATCAAGGTCTATTCATAGCATGA
- the LOC100246057 gene encoding two-component response regulator ORR26 isoform X3 — protein MPDMDGFKLLELVGLEMDLPVIMMSVDGETSRVMKGVQHGACDYLLKPIRMKELRNIWQHVFRKKINEVRDIESHESIDDFQIMRNGPEQSDDGYLVSGDPTSVKKRKDTENKHDDRDHCDPSSVKKARVVWSVDLHQKFVRAVNQIGFDKVGPKKILDLMNVPWLTRENVASHLQKYRLYLSRLQKEDDLKTSCGGIKHSDLSPKDSTGSFGLSNLTNMHQNDAANSGYGFSGNKKLVQSIDIDPKVQEGDLKGIISLPRTEQKKMLTGEASDPQKARSSQMGFNDSFGSIEQDVNYAAFDSSISAQYSWSGEKVPEAQFQEEHRPSVQLETSFNQLPVPGPQHHIQVDCLQPTLPPISPGSSRKERDKASPAKIKPLYASYDSHHVSNVSSAGSEIDLFSVQSKCQMVNPQAFEPISNITLNMRNQGHNQSGVNDLESFQRNLISGSGSALESLEDLQVHWLQGDCNPMNLGLRNIEFSDYHDQKLITEVPFHLYDPLKLDYEYLSDLTEYPIMDQGLFIA, from the exons ATGCCTGACATGGATGGTTTTAAACTTCTTGAGCTTGTTGGGCTTGAGATGGATCTTCCAGTAATTA TGATGTCTGTTGACGGCGAAACAAGCAGGGTAATGAAAGGTGTTCAGCATGGTGCATGCGATTATCTTCTTAAGCCTATAAGAATGAAGGAACTCCGAAACATATGGCAACATGTTTTCAGAAAGAAGATCAATGAGGTGAGAGACATTGAAAGTCATGAAAGCATTGATGATTTTCAAATTATGAGAAATGGACCAGAACAGTCTGATGATGGGTACTTGGTAAGTGGTGATCCTActtcagtgaagaaaagaaaagatactGAGAACAAGCATGACGACAGAGACCATTGTGACCCTAGTTCTGTGAAGAAAGCTAGAGTTGTTTGGTCAGTTGATCTTCATCAAAAGTTTGTCAGAGCGGTGAATCAGATTGGGTTTGATA AGGTTGGTCCAAAGAAAATATTGGACTTGATGAATGTGCCATGGCTTACTCGAGAAAATGTGGCTAGCCACTTGCAG AAATACCGCCTCTACTTGAGCAGACTTCAAAAGGAAGATGATCTAAAAACATCTTGTGGTGGAATAAAGCATTCTGATCTATCACCAAAAGATTCTACTGGAAGCTTTGGCCTTTCGAACTTGACCAACATGCACCAAAATGATGCTGCTAATAGCGGTTATGGATTTTCTGGAAATAAGAAACTTGTGCAGAGTATTGATATTGATCCAAAAGTACAGGAAGGTGACCTGAAGGGGATAATCTCATTGCCAAGGACAGAGCAGAAAAAAATGTTGACTGGTGAAGCTTCTGATCCTCAGAAGGCCAGAAGTTCACAGATGGGTTTCAATGATTCTTTCGGGTCAATAGAGCAAGATGTAAACTATGCAGCATTTGATTCAAGTATCTCAGCACAATACTCTTGGAGTGGAGAAAAAGTTCCTGAAGCTCAGTTTCAGGAAGAACATAGACCAAGTGTTCAGTTGGAGACTAGCTTTAACCAGTTGCCTGTGCCTGGTCCGCAGCATCATATTCAAGTTGATTGCCTGCAGCCTACTTTGCCACCCATCAGTCCTGGATCTTCCAGAAAAGAAAGAGATAAAGCAAGTCCTGCCAAAATCAAGCCCTTGTATGCCAGTTACGATAGCCATCATGTCAGCAATGTAAGTTCAGCAGGAAGTGAAATTGACCTGTTTTCTGTTCAATCAAAGTGCCAAATGGTAAACCCTCAAGCTTTTGAGCCTATTTCAAACATTACACTGAATATGAGAAACCAGGGCCACAACCAGAGTGGTGTGAATGATTTGGAATCCTTTCAAAGGAACCTGATTTCAGGGAGTGGGTCAGCTCTTGAATCATTAGAGGACTTGCAAGTTCATTGGCTCCAAGGTGACTGTAATCCAATGAATCTTGGACTCCGAAACATTGAATTTTCAGATTACCATGACCAGAAGCTTATTACTGAAGTTCCCTTCCACTTGTATGATCCACTTAAGTTAGACTATGAGTATCTCTCTGACTTGACAGAATATCCTATAATGGATCAAGGTCTATTCATAGCATGA
- the LOC100251196 gene encoding protein WVD2-like 7 isoform X1 encodes MGESACLRRSFSDSSSDPRMGDAIRALGDSISFGRFMSESLAWEKWSSFSQNRYLEEAEKFSKPGSVAQKKAYFEAHYKRIAAKKAAEAEAAANDFPEPEALDEIHNTSSDDLDTVKENSHMIIDESEGQEALNTNTVVDEIHNSSSDELDTLKENSPMIIDEPEGQEEAPNTQLVVDCVEKIELEEVKVEEVEEAEPVTVQTVIEESPRAQTEFSDQIENVEEERMPLKEVADEEKNLALRSNKKLAKSSSKSSTQGRASKLGASPAKVTSLAHVRKENNASPSTKKPAPDALNKKRFTPKSLHMSINFASLAGETSKKASPVLQKNRNSRINAIAAKITEESSTPRRTTIRASMSGISKHTSATTPQSENRRTRTLLDQSVSGNRTAEGKWQSLLADRRPQPSVACGSKSRSPIISSPFRFRSEERVAKRKEFFQKLEEKNAKEAEKMQLQTKSKEKPETDLKKLRRSITFKAIPTTDSCRETESPGNHMMKEKGESNLKKLRHSITFKPGSCRETDSPGNHMKKEKGESELKKLRHSISFKPGSCRETDSLGNHMKKEKGESELKKLRHSITFKPGSSHETDLPGNHIKKTPPTRPRSPKLGRKPTPNAVQDTNSRPPRVPSSRTDSSNKPATEKNKLLLPKNNSQENASPNIQL; translated from the exons ATGGGTGAATCTGCTTGTCTCAGAAGATCATTTTCTGACAGTTCCAGTGATCCTAGAATG GGAGATGCCATCCGTGCCCTAGGAGATTCGATCTCATTTGGGAGATTCATGTCTGAATCATTGGCATGGGAGAAATGGTCATCTTTCTCTCAGAACCGCTACTTAGAAGAAGCTGAAAAATTTTCCAAGCCTGGTTCTGTTGCCCAGAAAAAAGCATATTTTGAAGCCCATTACAAGAGAATAGCTGCCAAGAAAGCAGCCGAAGCAGAAGCAGCCGCTAATGATTTTCCGGAACCAGAAGCTTTAGATGAGATTCACAATACCTCCTCAGATGATTTGGACACTGTGAAAGAGAACAGTCACATGATAATTGATGAATCAGAGGGACAAGAAGCCCTTAATACTAATACAGTTGTGGATGAGATCCACAATAGCTCCTCAGATGAATTGGACACTTTGAAAGAGAATAGCCCCATGATTATTGATGAACCAGAGGGACAAGAGGAGGCCCCCAATACTCAGCTAGTTGTTGATTGTGTGGAAAAGATTGAATTGGAAGAGGTAAAAGTAGAGGAAGTAGAGGAAGCAGAACCAGTGACAGTACAAACTGTTATAGAGGAGAGTCCTCGTGCTCAAACTGAATTTTCAGAccagattgaaaatgttgaagaaGAGAGGATGCCCCTTAAG GAGGTTGCTGATGAGGAGAAGAATCTGGCTTTGAGGAGTAACAAGAAGCTAGCCAAATCTTCCTCTAAGTCATCGACTCAAGGCCGAGCATCCAAGCTTGGAGCTTCTCCTGCAAAAGTAACATCCTTGGCTCATGtcagaaaagaaaacaatgcCAGTCCAAGCACCAAGAAGCCTGCACCAGATGCTCTGAACAAGAAGAGGTTTACTCCAAAATCACTTCACATGTCGATTAACTTTGCCTCTCTTGCTGGTGAAACCAGCAAAAAGGCGTCTCCTGTTCTTCAAAAGAATAGAAATTCAAGAATTAATGCAATTGCTGCCAAAATAACCGAAGAGAGCTCAACTCCCAGACGAACAACAATTAGG GCATCCATGAGTGGGATATCAAAGCATACTTCAGCAACAACCCCTCAGTCAGAAAATAGAAG GACCAGAACTCTACTTGATCAGTCAGTTTCTGGGAACAGAACAGCTGAAGGGAAATGGCAGTCACTCTTGGCAGA CAGGCGACCACAACCTTCAGTTGCATGCGGAAGCAAATCAAGGTCTCCTATTATATCTTCTCCGTTTAGATTCAGGAGTGAAGAAAGAGTAGCAAAACGCAAAGAG TTCTTTCAGAAACTAGAAGAGAAGAATGCCAAGGAGGCAGAGAAAATGCAGCTGCAGACAAAATCTAAG GAAAAACCCGAGACTGATCTGAAAAAACTGCGCCGCAGTATTACCTTCAAAGCCATACCAACTACAGATTCTTGCCGTGAAACAGAATCACCCGGTAATCACATGATGAAG GAGAAAGGTGAGAGCAATCTTAAAAAACTGAGACACAGCATTACCTTCAAACCAGGTTCTTGTCGTGAAACAGACTCACCTGGTAATCACATGAAGAAG GAGAAAGGTGAGAGCGAGCTTAAAAAACTGAGACACAGCATTTCCTTCAAACCAGGTTCTTGTCGTGAAACAGACTCACTTGGTAATCACATGAAGAAG GAGAAAGGTGAGAGCGAGCTTAAAAAACTGAGACACAGCATTACCTTCAAACCAGGTTCTAGTCATGAAACAGACTTGCCTGGTAATCACATAAAGAAG ACTCCACCAACACGGCCTCGCTCCCCAAAACTTGGGAGGAAGCCAACTCCCAATGCAGTCCAGGACACAAACTCCAGGCCTCCTAGAGTGCCTTCATCCAGAACTGATAGCTCCAACAAGCCTGCTACAGAAAAGAATAAACTACTCCTACCAAAGAATAATTCACAAGAGAATGCCTCCCCAAATATCCAGCTTTGA
- the LOC100251196 gene encoding protein WVD2-like 7 isoform X2 codes for MGESACLRRSFSDSSSDPRMGDAIRALGDSISFGRFMSESLAWEKWSSFSQNRYLEEAEKFSKPGSVAQKKAYFEAHYKRIAAKKAAEAEAAANDFPEPEALDEIHNTSSDDLDTVKENSHMIIDESEGQEALNTNTVVDEIHNSSSDELDTLKENSPMIIDEPEGQEEAPNTQLVVDCVEKIELEEVKVEEVEEAEPVTVQTVIEESPRAQTEFSDQIENVEEERMPLKEVADEEKNLALRSNKKLAKSSSKSSTQGRASKLGASPAKVTSLAHVRKENNASPSTKKPAPDALNKKRFTPKSLHMSINFASLAGETSKKASPVLQKNRNSRINAIAAKITEESSTPRRTTIRASMSGISKHTSATTPQSENRRTRTLLDQSVSGNRTAEGKWQSLLAERPQPSVACGSKSRSPIISSPFRFRSEERVAKRKEFFQKLEEKNAKEAEKMQLQTKSKEKPETDLKKLRRSITFKAIPTTDSCRETESPGNHMMKEKGESNLKKLRHSITFKPGSCRETDSPGNHMKKEKGESELKKLRHSISFKPGSCRETDSLGNHMKKEKGESELKKLRHSITFKPGSSHETDLPGNHIKKTPPTRPRSPKLGRKPTPNAVQDTNSRPPRVPSSRTDSSNKPATEKNKLLLPKNNSQENASPNIQL; via the exons ATGGGTGAATCTGCTTGTCTCAGAAGATCATTTTCTGACAGTTCCAGTGATCCTAGAATG GGAGATGCCATCCGTGCCCTAGGAGATTCGATCTCATTTGGGAGATTCATGTCTGAATCATTGGCATGGGAGAAATGGTCATCTTTCTCTCAGAACCGCTACTTAGAAGAAGCTGAAAAATTTTCCAAGCCTGGTTCTGTTGCCCAGAAAAAAGCATATTTTGAAGCCCATTACAAGAGAATAGCTGCCAAGAAAGCAGCCGAAGCAGAAGCAGCCGCTAATGATTTTCCGGAACCAGAAGCTTTAGATGAGATTCACAATACCTCCTCAGATGATTTGGACACTGTGAAAGAGAACAGTCACATGATAATTGATGAATCAGAGGGACAAGAAGCCCTTAATACTAATACAGTTGTGGATGAGATCCACAATAGCTCCTCAGATGAATTGGACACTTTGAAAGAGAATAGCCCCATGATTATTGATGAACCAGAGGGACAAGAGGAGGCCCCCAATACTCAGCTAGTTGTTGATTGTGTGGAAAAGATTGAATTGGAAGAGGTAAAAGTAGAGGAAGTAGAGGAAGCAGAACCAGTGACAGTACAAACTGTTATAGAGGAGAGTCCTCGTGCTCAAACTGAATTTTCAGAccagattgaaaatgttgaagaaGAGAGGATGCCCCTTAAG GAGGTTGCTGATGAGGAGAAGAATCTGGCTTTGAGGAGTAACAAGAAGCTAGCCAAATCTTCCTCTAAGTCATCGACTCAAGGCCGAGCATCCAAGCTTGGAGCTTCTCCTGCAAAAGTAACATCCTTGGCTCATGtcagaaaagaaaacaatgcCAGTCCAAGCACCAAGAAGCCTGCACCAGATGCTCTGAACAAGAAGAGGTTTACTCCAAAATCACTTCACATGTCGATTAACTTTGCCTCTCTTGCTGGTGAAACCAGCAAAAAGGCGTCTCCTGTTCTTCAAAAGAATAGAAATTCAAGAATTAATGCAATTGCTGCCAAAATAACCGAAGAGAGCTCAACTCCCAGACGAACAACAATTAGG GCATCCATGAGTGGGATATCAAAGCATACTTCAGCAACAACCCCTCAGTCAGAAAATAGAAG GACCAGAACTCTACTTGATCAGTCAGTTTCTGGGAACAGAACAGCTGAAGGGAAATGGCAGTCACTCTTGGCAGA GCGACCACAACCTTCAGTTGCATGCGGAAGCAAATCAAGGTCTCCTATTATATCTTCTCCGTTTAGATTCAGGAGTGAAGAAAGAGTAGCAAAACGCAAAGAG TTCTTTCAGAAACTAGAAGAGAAGAATGCCAAGGAGGCAGAGAAAATGCAGCTGCAGACAAAATCTAAG GAAAAACCCGAGACTGATCTGAAAAAACTGCGCCGCAGTATTACCTTCAAAGCCATACCAACTACAGATTCTTGCCGTGAAACAGAATCACCCGGTAATCACATGATGAAG GAGAAAGGTGAGAGCAATCTTAAAAAACTGAGACACAGCATTACCTTCAAACCAGGTTCTTGTCGTGAAACAGACTCACCTGGTAATCACATGAAGAAG GAGAAAGGTGAGAGCGAGCTTAAAAAACTGAGACACAGCATTTCCTTCAAACCAGGTTCTTGTCGTGAAACAGACTCACTTGGTAATCACATGAAGAAG GAGAAAGGTGAGAGCGAGCTTAAAAAACTGAGACACAGCATTACCTTCAAACCAGGTTCTAGTCATGAAACAGACTTGCCTGGTAATCACATAAAGAAG ACTCCACCAACACGGCCTCGCTCCCCAAAACTTGGGAGGAAGCCAACTCCCAATGCAGTCCAGGACACAAACTCCAGGCCTCCTAGAGTGCCTTCATCCAGAACTGATAGCTCCAACAAGCCTGCTACAGAAAAGAATAAACTACTCCTACCAAAGAATAATTCACAAGAGAATGCCTCCCCAAATATCCAGCTTTGA
- the LOC100251099 gene encoding probable carboxylesterase 11, translated as MPTVAVKLYSFLFKFTVKHRLQSRIGASPDEADPSGVTSRPEDGVAPANPTFSDGVATKDIHVDDPRASLSLRLFLPETALSGSDSKSRVRVNRDDSYGGYSPSAGRSGRRLPVLLQFHGGGFVSGSNNSVANDVFCRRIAKLCDVVVVAVGYRLAPENRYPAAFEDGVRALHWVGKQANLADWSRSQWKVGRDTMNDNFGASMVEPWLAAHGDPSRCVLLGVSCGANIADYVARRSVEAGKLLDPVKVVAQILMYPFFIGSIPTKSEIKLANSYFYDKAMCLLAWKLFLPEEEVNLDHPAANPLIPGRGPPLKCMPPTLTVVAEHDWMRDRAIAYSEELRKVNVDAPLLDYKDAVHEFATLDVLLKTPQAQACAEDIAIWVKKYISLRGHEFSY; from the exons ATGCCTACTGTAGCAGTGAAGCTGTACAGCTTCCTTTTCAAATTCACCGTCAAGCATCGACTCCAGAGCCGAATCGGGGCTTCTCCCGATGAGGCTGATCCCTCCGGCGTCACTTCTCGCCCGGAGGATGGTGTCGCCCCCGCCAACCCCACCTTCTCCGATGGCGTCGCCACCAAGGACATCCACGTGGACGATCCTCGCGCCTCCCTCTCTCTCCGCCTTTTCCTCCCCGAGACGGCGCTATCCGGCTCCGATTCTAAATCTAGGGTTAGGGTAAATAGGGATGACAGCTACGGCGGGTATTCGCCGTCGGCTGGTAGGAGTGGGCGAAGGTTGCCGGTGTTGTTGCAGTTTCATGGAGGAGGATTTGTGAGTGGGAGTAACAATTCGGTGGCGAATGATGTGTTCTGTAGGAGGATTGCGAAGCTGTGCGATGTGGTGGTGGTGGCAGTGGGGTATCGGCTGGCGCCGGAGAATCGGTACCCGGCTGCGTTTGAGGATGGGGTGAGGGCGTTGCATTGGGTGGGGAAGCAGGCGAATTTGGCGGATTGGAGCAGATCGCAGTGGAAGGTGGGTAGGGATACTATGAATGATAACTTTGGAGCTTCCATGGTTGAGCCTTGGTTGGCGGCTCATGGCGATCCTTCCAG GTGTGTTCTCCTTGGGGTGAGCTGTGGTGCAAATATTGCAGACTATGTGGCTCGGAGGTCTGTAGAGGCAGGCAAGCTTTTAGACCCTGTTAAGGTGGTGGCCCAAATTCTGATGTACCCTTTTTTCATTGGAAGTATCCCCACAAAATCAGAGATTAAACTGGCTAACTCTTACTTCTATGACAAAGCTATGTGCTTGCTTGCATGGAAACTCTTCCTACCTGAGGAAGAAGTGAACCTAGACCACCCAGCTGCCAACCCTCTGATTCCTGGGAGGGGACCACCCTTGAAGTGCATGCCTCCAACACTGACAGTTGTGGCAGAGCATGACTGGATGCGAGACCGAGCCATTGCTTATTCAGAGGAGCTCCGGAAAGTTAATGTGGATGCGCCCCTTCTTGATTACAAGGATGCTGTGCATGAGTTTGCTACCCTTGATGTGCTCCTCAAGACACCACAGGCCCAAGCCTGTGCTGAGGACATTGCCATATGGGTCAAGAAGTATATTTCACTCAGAGGCCATGAGTTTTCTTATTGA